Part of the Sporomusa termitida genome, AAAGCCATTATTTAAAAGTATTGCCAAATTTTTGTGTTATAGCGCAATGACCAAACGGTCCTGTGGCTGGAAGCAGCCAGGCAGACAATGTATTTCCACCAACAGAAGGAGTTGACACAGCATGAAGAAAAAATTGTCCCCCGCCAGAAAGCGTCTGCTTTACGCCCTGATCGGCAGCAGCCTGTTCTGGCACACGCCGGTAACCTATGCCGAGGATACGGCGGCAACGGCCGCAGCTGCCGGTGAGACGGATAGCAAACCGGATTCTGCCGCTCAGCGTGAATTCACCCTGGAAAAGATTGAAGTGACCGCCGGCAGGGATACTCTGCCCCCGCCCTACGCCGGCGGCCAGGTGGCCCGGGGCGGCAACGTTGGCATTCTGGGCAACAGGGATTTCATGGACACGCCCTTCAGCATCACCAGTTATACCGTCCAGACTATGGAAGATCAGCAGGCCAGTACCTTGTACGACGTGCTCAGCAACGATTCCTCCATCAGGTTCACCACCTCCAACGGACATTTTGTCGAAAATTATAAGATCCGCGGATTCGATGTAAGTTATCAGCATCTTTATTTTAACGGCATGCAGGGTTTGGCACACTTCGATCATATTCCGGTTGAATTTCTGGAACGGGTGGAGGTGCTCAAAGGACCCAGTTCCTTTCTCTACGGCGGCGTGAACACCTCGGTGGGCGGCGCTATCAACCTGGTGCCCAAGCGCGCCGGGGAGGAAGACTTTGCTTCTTTTACTGCCGATTATACCTCCTCGTCTCAGTTAGGCGGCCATCTTGACCTAGGGCGCCGCTTCGGCAAAAATAAAGAATTCGGTGTCCGCTTCAACGGCGTATATGCGGACGGCGACACCGAAACCGACGGACAGTCTAAGAAACGTCAGTTGGGCGCCCTGGGGCTGGATTACCGTCACGACAGATGGCGTTTATCCCTGGATGCCTTCAGTTCTGAGGAATCGTTTGACAACGGCTCCGTTGCCATGTATGGTCTAGCCGGCGGCTACGTGAAGGCGCCGGACGCTTCCGCCAACCCCTTTCCAGGCATCTATGGCAAAGGCCGGAATAATGGTTTTCTTTTTAAAAGCGAATACGACGTTAGTGACAATGTAACCGCTTATGCCAGTATGGGCAAACTGGCAAACAGGGGAACCGGTTTTCTCTCCGGCACTAACGTCGTCGGTTTCAAGTCAAATGGCGACGGCACGATCAGTATGCTTAAGCAAAACTGGTGGCAAGACAGCGTTGCGGCCGAACTGGGCTTGCGCGGCAACTATCGGACCGGCGCGGTTAACCATCAACTGGCCGTAGGCTACAATGCTATGGATACGGAATCCGCCTTTGCCTGGAACCGGATAACCGGCATTGCGACAAATATTTATAACCCCACATCTCTCGCGTCCTATCTAGCCGCACTGCCGACCCCGTCCAAGTCGGCGAAAACCAGTGAAACCAATCTCTCCAGCCTGTTTATCGCCGACACGCTTGCTTTTAACGAGGAAAAAGTTCAGCTGACACTGGGGGTACGGCAGCAAAATGTGAAAACCAAAAGCTTCAACGCCACAACCGGCGCCGTGACTGCCAAGTATGATGAAGACGCCACCACGCCGGCAATCGGGCTGGTAGTCAAGCCGTGGGCCGCTCCGGTATCGCTGTATGCCAACTATATCGAAGGGCTGAGTCCGGGGTCGGAAGTAACCGATACGGAGGCAGATAACTACGGGGAAGTATTTGCGCCGTACAAGAGCAAACAATACGAAATCGGCGCAAAATGGGACCGTGGTACCTTCGCCAATACGCTGAGCTTTTATCAGATCGAAAAACCCAGTGTGATTACGCTTACCCGAAGTGATGGCAAGAAAATTGTCAGTGACGACGCGGAGCAGCGCAACCGCGGCATTGAATGGAACGCTTTTGGCGCAATCAATGACAAAGTGCGGCTGCTGGGCGGCATCGCCTATACGCGCGCCGAATATACCCGCGATGTAAGCACTAAGCAAGGCAATACACCGTGGGGCGTCCCCAAATATCAGGCCAATCTGGGCGTGGAATGGGATACTCCCTGGAATCCTGATTTAACCTTGAGTGTCCGGGCAATTTTCAGCAATTCCCAATATGTCGATTCCGCCAATACGGTAAAAATACCGAGCTGGGTGCGCTATGACATCGGCACGAAGTATAAAACCGTCATTAATAAAGTCCCGGTCACCTTCCGGGCCAGCGTGGAAAATGTGTTTGACAGGAATTATTGGAGCGGCTTATTTGCCGACGGGTATGCCACGGCAGGCGGGCCCCGCGCCTTTAAATTGTCAGCGTCCATGCAGTTGTAAGCAAAAGGGGGATCAGCCATAAATCCCCCATACATTTTGCTATTCAGATATTTCTTGAAAAAACTTACATTCCTTTCTCGTTTTTTGTGGTTATTAATTATGGGAGAAGCAGCAAAAAAGGTTATGTGCGAATATCTCATTGGAGCGACGTGACCACCGGTGAAGTTGGTTCGATGGTCAGAGAAGCAATAAAACGCGGTGAAGATACCATGGCGAAAGAAGCAAAAGCAAATAAGAACAATGCCCGGAACAAAATGTTCTGGGCATAATTCATATGGGGTTAAGTATGGATGGAATTTGGCTTACGTAACCTGCCAAATTTAAGGTATACCACCGAATTGCCGGATAACTTCGGTAGCGATGTTCATAAGTTTTGGGTTGGTACCAATCTGGATGTATTGGCGAAGGGCGGTAACGGCCTCTTGCGTGTGGCCAAGGGTTGCCAAAGCTAACCCATTAATAAACTACGCATCCGCGTACCGGGGGTCAATAGAAATGGCGGAAGAAGCAAAAGCAAATGGTGCTGTTCATCAGCATGCGGAATAAATGCAAGGTGTCGCGGAGCTTGTACTGAGCTTCGCGACACCTTGTTTATAATGGATGGTAGTCCGAATACCGAATAGGCTGCTGAGGTAGTTTATTTACCTTTGGGGCTGTTAAACTCCTATAGGGTAGTTAATTTGCAAATTTTATTATGCCATATCGGCTCATCGAACTCTGCAAGGCAAATCCGTCATCAATTGACTTTGGTCAGGATGACGGATTTTTTATTGAGTAGCTCTGACAGTTAATTCACAGCGCTTGTTGCATTCGAAGCCTTTACAACAATGCCTTGATCATCAAATTCTACCGTAGTACCAGCTTCATAAACTTTAATGCCGCCTGCTGACAAAATACTGCCTGCTGACAGCAGCTTGGTATTTTTGTTTAATGTGCCCTGGAGTACTTCGCCTTTCTCATTTAGACTAATTGCTTTACCAGCCTTAAATTCAACAAGCCCCGAGCAAGCCGAGTTATCTGTGTAGTTTTCAGTTAAAATTTGCAGCCACCCGACAGGCCGCAGATAGGAATCACTGGCCAAATTACACGTTGCTACCATCCCGTTTTTATGAAAACTTATCTCGCCACTAGATACAAGTATTTGATTTGTTTGATTTAGGGTGATACTTTCTTTAGAACCTTTAATTGTACCATTAATCACTTCACCCTTATCATTGAATGTAATTTTTGTGCCCCCCTTAAAGGGAAGAACCCTGTTTGTCGGTTCCTTAGTTGCATAAGAGTAAACATAGAATGGAACAGGCGTGTAGCCTGTCCTGACAGCAGCCTGCGATGTCCCGGTTTCATATGGCAAGCTTATATCTTCAGCTAATGTGCCCTCAAAAACCTCGCCATACTCGTTAAGCGTAACAACAGTTCCTTTCTTAAACTTGGGGATATTGGACCAGGTTGCCACTATAACCCCAGTCGGCGTTATTCTTGTATTCTCCGTTAAAGTTCTGGTATATTGCGCCGCCTCAACACTTGCAATATAACTGAAAAGTAAAAATGCACTAAGTATAATCCCGATTAAACCCTTTAGTAAAATTTTTTGCATATAAATCCCTCCATCATTTAGTACCATAAATTCCCTTTCGCTATATACCGCACGATCCCTTCCGCCTTATGCGGCTTTTTCTAACTGGCAACTCATTGGAGCGACGTAACCACCGGTGAAGCCGGTTCGATGGTCAGAGAAGCGATTAGGCGTGGTGAGCAGGCCATGGCCGAAGAAGCAAAAGTAAATGGTGCAGTTCATCAAACTGCAGAATAAATGAAAGATGTCTCGGGGCTTGTATTGAGCTTCGAGACATTTTGTTATATGGGTGGTCTTCTATTGGCTAAGTCTCTAGTTGGCTGAAATAATTCTGAGGAAGGATTAGACAGCTTTGAACTTAGTAAAGAATTTTGCTTATCCGGATAAAGGATTTTATTTCTGGAAGGAGAATACTCTCACCTAAATACCCCAATATTTACCATGTTTAGTAGTTATTTAGGTATGAAAACGCGGAGCTCATCGCCGGTTTTCTGCAGGAAAATGATGGAGGTTGATAATATGACAGCGTTAAAAAGGACAGTACTTTATGACAATCACCTAAAAGCAGGCGCAAAGCTGGTGGATTTCGGCGGCTGGGAGATGCCGATCAATTATAAAGCGGGAATCATCGAGGAACATATTTATACCCGAAAAAAGGCCGGCCTATTTGATGTGTCCCACATGGGAAGATTCGTTGTCGCCGGTAGGGAAGCTGTCGGTTTTCTCCAGTATGTTTTAACAAATAATGTGTTGGCCCTTGACCTGAAGCAGGCGCAGTATACCATAATTGCGAACGAGAACGGCGGCGCGGTGGATGATGCGTATCTTTACCGCTTTTATGAGGATGAGTATTTGCTTGTTGTCAATGCGGCCAACGCGGAGAAGGATTGGGAACACCTGCAACGGGAAATAGCCCAATTTGACGCAACGGTTACCGATAAGTCCGGCGAGCTGGTGATGATTTCCCTGCAGGGACCGGACTCGAAGAACATCCTCAGTAACCTGACCGGCAGCGTTTCGCTTACTGAACCGGTAAAGAACGCCCTGGAAATTCTAAAAATCGACGGGCAAGAAGTGCTTGTTGCCAGGACGGGTTATACCGGCGAGCCCTTAGGCTTTGAATTGTTTATTAACGCCTCTGCGGCTGCCGCTGTTTGGGAGACTCTGCTGGCGTACGGGGCCATGCCTATCGGTCTGGGCGCCAGGGATACACTGCGGCTTGAAGCCGGACTGCCTCTGTATGGACATGAATTGGGTTTAGGTCTTGACGGCAGGGAAATCCCGATTTTTTCGTGCCCTTTGGCTAAATTTGCCGTAAGCTTTGCGGCAGTCAAAGGCAATTATATCGGCAGAGAGGCTTTGGCCAAGCAATATGAAGGCTATAAAAAGATCATGGCCAGAGTTTATGCCGGCTTGGCGGCTTTGGCCAGAATTATAAAACCGATTGCTTTGCTTGATAAAGGGGTGGCCAGGGCCGGCTGCATGGTATTCCAGGGGGATAAGGAAATTGGCTACATAACAAGCGCCACCATGGTGCCTTATCTAAAGACCGAAGGCTATGGGCTGGCAAGCACAATTACCGGGGATAAAGCAACGAGAGCCATCGGCCTGGCCCTGCTTAACGGCGATGTAGAAGTGAACGACAAGGTGGCGGTAGAGATCAGAGGCAACAGGGTGCAGGCTGTTATCACGCCGTATCATCTCAAAAGCGATGCTCCGCCCTTTGCCAGGCCGATTATTTATGGCGTGGAAGCAGGCGGCACCTTCGACAGTCCGGCAGACTACAAGACCAAAGCGTTGCAGCTTATCGAAAAAAGCTGCCGCAATACTGCCTGGCGGCAGCAAGCAACCATTAACCTGATTCCTTCTGAACAGACCTCTTCGGCTGCTGTCAGACTGTTGTCGGTAATGGACCCTGCCTGCCGGTATGCGGAGCACAAGAAAACGAAATCGTTCTATGACTACGATGTTTTTTACTATCAAGGCACCGGTTTCATTAATGAGATCGAACAGTTATTAATGGCAGAACTAAGAAAATACCTCAATTGCACGGCGGTAGAAACAAGAGTTGTCAGCGGGCAGATGGCAAACGCGGCCGTTTTTAGTGCAATTATGGATTTTAAAAACCGGGTAAACAGAAAAAAGGACCCTTCCCGCCTGGGCTATGTACTGAACAATCACATCATCAGGGGCGGGCACCTGAGTGCCCAGCCGATGGGCGCTTTGCATGACTACATCGCCATTGATCCTGTTACCGAGAAAAACGCCGTTGTCAGTTTCCCGGTAGAAAAGGATAATAGTTTCAAAATTGATGTGGAGGCAACGAAAAAAGTCATCGAGAAATATAAACCGGAGCTGATCATTTTCGGCAAGAGCATGGTATTGCATAAAGAACCGGTAAGAGAAATCCGGCAGTTCATCGATGACCAGAACATCAATGCCGTGATCATGTATGACATGGCCCACGTGCTTGGCCTGGCCGGCGATTACTTCCAGAATCCCTTTGCCGAAGGGGCGGAAATTGTCACCGGTTCAACCCATAAGACCTTCTTCGGCACCCAAAGAGGCATCATTGCCGGTAATTACGACAAGGATGATTATAAATTCGGCTTATGGGAGACCATCGAAACCAGGGCTTTTCCCGGCAGCGTAAGCAATCACCACCTGGGTACTATGCTGGGGCTGTTGATGGCCGCCTATGAAATGAACAGCTTCAAAGATGAATATCAGCAGCATGTAATCCAAAATGCCAAGTATTTTGCAAAATGCCTTAAGCAGGCCGGCCTGGATGTTGCCGGTGATCCTTCCCTGTCTTACACGGAGACACATCAGGTCATTGTGAGGGTGGGATACGGCACCGGGCCGGAAATAGCAAACAGGCTGGAAAACAACAATATCATCGTCAACTATCAGGCTACACCCGAAGAAGAAGGCTTCTCGGCTGCCGGCGCCATCAGGCTCGGCGTTGCCGAAATGACGAGATTCGGCTTCGGGCACCAAGAGTTTGAACAGACGGCAGAATACATAGCGGACATCGTTCTAAAGAATAAAAACCTCAAGGAAGAAGTTGCAAAACTTAGGGGTAATTTTACCGACCTGAAATACTGCTTTACCGATGCGGATATTACGAAAAGCCTTGCAAACCTGATGTCCACTTTCTGAGGGAGAATTAAAATTCGGAGAAAACCCTGACAACTATCGAACATTCTTCTGGGGTTATGAGTGCTGGCATAATGAACCCCATAAGTTAATGCCCCCGAAAGTCTCGATATGAGACTTCGGGGGCATTCTTTGGTTATAGTTCTATCCCATGTCAGTGGTGACAGTAGGCAAGATCGTAAATAACGCCGAAACATCGTCAGCTTATCAGGCTTTAAAGTGGTGATAATTCAGGAAACTATTCATGTCTTCCATTGTCTTGATCTTCGGGTACTGGCTTGGTTGCTGCCGGCTGTAGCTTCGAAGAATAGTTAGCTGATTTGATTTCAGAAGGCGCGAGAAATTTTTCTTGCCACATTTGATAACCATATGCTAAAACACCATCGAAAGTAACAATTAACACGTTTAGTAAAGGAGTAATACCGACCTCGTGAAAAAGCCCTCTACTGCCAAGGAAATAGATATGAATTAAATATACGAATCCAAAGTTTAGTACTATATCTATTGCGATATAGCGCCAAAATCGGCCATATGAAAAATAGAAACAACCATATAGTAACGACGATATTTAATCCAAAAATAATATATGAAGATGTCCTTAGGGGATAAGCAGCTTCTTCATAAATAAACCACCCCAGATTTTCTCCTAATTCTACAGCTAATACACTCGTGAGCGCGGAGAATAAAGCAA contains:
- a CDS encoding TonB-dependent receptor, which produces MKKKLSPARKRLLYALIGSSLFWHTPVTYAEDTAATAAAAGETDSKPDSAAQREFTLEKIEVTAGRDTLPPPYAGGQVARGGNVGILGNRDFMDTPFSITSYTVQTMEDQQASTLYDVLSNDSSIRFTTSNGHFVENYKIRGFDVSYQHLYFNGMQGLAHFDHIPVEFLERVEVLKGPSSFLYGGVNTSVGGAINLVPKRAGEEDFASFTADYTSSSQLGGHLDLGRRFGKNKEFGVRFNGVYADGDTETDGQSKKRQLGALGLDYRHDRWRLSLDAFSSEESFDNGSVAMYGLAGGYVKAPDASANPFPGIYGKGRNNGFLFKSEYDVSDNVTAYASMGKLANRGTGFLSGTNVVGFKSNGDGTISMLKQNWWQDSVAAELGLRGNYRTGAVNHQLAVGYNAMDTESAFAWNRITGIATNIYNPTSLASYLAALPTPSKSAKTSETNLSSLFIADTLAFNEEKVQLTLGVRQQNVKTKSFNATTGAVTAKYDEDATTPAIGLVVKPWAAPVSLYANYIEGLSPGSEVTDTEADNYGEVFAPYKSKQYEIGAKWDRGTFANTLSFYQIEKPSVITLTRSDGKKIVSDDAEQRNRGIEWNAFGAINDKVRLLGGIAYTRAEYTRDVSTKQGNTPWGVPKYQANLGVEWDTPWNPDLTLSVRAIFSNSQYVDSANTVKIPSWVRYDIGTKYKTVINKVPVTFRASVENVFDRNYWSGLFADGYATAGGPRAFKLSASMQL
- the gcvT gene encoding glycine cleavage system aminomethyltransferase GcvT, encoding MTALKRTVLYDNHLKAGAKLVDFGGWEMPINYKAGIIEEHIYTRKKAGLFDVSHMGRFVVAGREAVGFLQYVLTNNVLALDLKQAQYTIIANENGGAVDDAYLYRFYEDEYLLVVNAANAEKDWEHLQREIAQFDATVTDKSGELVMISLQGPDSKNILSNLTGSVSLTEPVKNALEILKIDGQEVLVARTGYTGEPLGFELFINASAAAAVWETLLAYGAMPIGLGARDTLRLEAGLPLYGHELGLGLDGREIPIFSCPLAKFAVSFAAVKGNYIGREALAKQYEGYKKIMARVYAGLAALARIIKPIALLDKGVARAGCMVFQGDKEIGYITSATMVPYLKTEGYGLASTITGDKATRAIGLALLNGDVEVNDKVAVEIRGNRVQAVITPYHLKSDAPPFARPIIYGVEAGGTFDSPADYKTKALQLIEKSCRNTAWRQQATINLIPSEQTSSAAVRLLSVMDPACRYAEHKKTKSFYDYDVFYYQGTGFINEIEQLLMAELRKYLNCTAVETRVVSGQMANAAVFSAIMDFKNRVNRKKDPSRLGYVLNNHIIRGGHLSAQPMGALHDYIAIDPVTEKNAVVSFPVEKDNSFKIDVEATKKVIEKYKPELIIFGKSMVLHKEPVREIRQFIDDQNINAVIMYDMAHVLGLAGDYFQNPFAEGAEIVTGSTHKTFFGTQRGIIAGNYDKDDYKFGLWETIETRAFPGSVSNHHLGTMLGLLMAAYEMNSFKDEYQQHVIQNAKYFAKCLKQAGLDVAGDPSLSYTETHQVIVRVGYGTGPEIANRLENNNIIVNYQATPEEEGFSAAGAIRLGVAEMTRFGFGHQEFEQTAEYIADIVLKNKNLKEEVAKLRGNFTDLKYCFTDADITKSLANLMSTF